A window of the Lactuca sativa cultivar Salinas chromosome 5, Lsat_Salinas_v11, whole genome shotgun sequence genome harbors these coding sequences:
- the LOC111880585 gene encoding protein ALP1-like, translating to MQVVHLICLLIAILVQHKLTIKNGPNLPTRETLLKRRRVREELLHNLSNGGQCRRLIRMSEQAFKKLCVILRRDGGLRPTQRMSVEEHVARFLHIVGNDLRNTFVSWMYRRSKSTTSRCFHRVLRSVIALESLYIQQPQGDVVPKEIQEKKRFFPYFKNCVGAIDGTHVRVKVPNRDAPRYRGRKGYPTINVLAACSFDLKFTYVLTGWEGTASDSRILKNALNRDDKLVIPNGRYYLVDAGLPHSTILMAPYRGVRYHLKEYSTRAPQNARELFNLRHASLRNAIERAFGVLKRRFPIIRIEDRDKDLEDEVLQEVLSAPTEEVRHNSSGARESNSMAEQFRNSIANQMWTNYLLNTNNEINMST from the exons ATGCAAGTTGTTCATCTAATTTGCTTGTTGATTGCTATTCTGGTACAacacaaacttaccatcaagaatggTCCTAATTTACCTACTAGAGAAACTCTTTTAAAACGTCGACGTGTACGAGAAGAGTTGTTACATAACCTTTCAAATGGTGGTCAATGTCGTCGGCTTATCCGTATGAGTGAGCAAGCTTTTAAGAAGCTATGTGTTATCTTACGACGTGATGGTGGTCTTCGACCTACTCAACGAATGTCTGTTGAAGAGCATGTTGCAAGATTTTTGCACATTGTAGGTAATGATTTGAGAAACACATTTGTCTCTTGGATGTATCGGCGCTCGAAATCCACAACGAGTAGGTGTTTCCATAGAGTTTTGCGCTCGGTTATAGCATTAGAAAGTCTTTATATTCAACAACCACAAGGTGATGTTGTCCCCAAAGAAATTCAAGAGAAAAAGAGATTCTTTCCTTACTTCAAGAACTGTGTAGGAGCAATTGATGGTACACATGTTCGTGTCAAAGTACCTAATAGAGATGCCCCTAGATATCGTGGCCGCAAGGGTTACCCAACGATAAATGTGTTAGCTGCTTGTTCATTTGATTTAAAGTTTACGTATGTCTTAACCGGTTGGGAGGGTACTGCATCAGACTCAAGGATACTAAAGAATGCGCTTAATAGAGATGATAAACTAGTAATTCCAAATG GTCGCTATTATTTAGTAGATGCGGGTTTGCCTCACTCAACTATATTAATGGCGCCATATAGAGGTGTTAGGTATCATCTAAAAGAATACTCCACTCGGGCACCACAAAATGCTAGAGAGTTGTTCAATCTTCGTCACGCTTCATTACGTAATGCTATAGAAAGGGCATTTGGTGTTCTAAAAAGAAGGTTCCCTATCATTAGAA TTGAAGATCGTGACAAAGATCTTGAAGATGAGGTATTACAGGAAGTGTTAAGTGCACCAACAGAGGAAGTTAGACATAATTCAAGTGGTGCGCGTGAGAGTAACAGCATGGCAGAGCAATTTAGGAACTCAATTGCAAATCAAATGTGGACTAATTACTTATTGAATACAAACAATGAAATAAATATGTCAACATAG